One genomic segment of Puniceicoccus vermicola includes these proteins:
- a CDS encoding phytoene desaturase has protein sequence MGESPGSGKAIVIGSGFGGLAAAIRTQAKGYDVTLLEMRDKPGGRAYVYEDQGFTYDAGPTIVTVPFVLDELAEVAGKSIQDYVTLVPCDPFYRIYFADGGVFDYRGEQEKLEAEIAKFSPEDVEGYRRFRDYSAKVFDRAFTDLADHSFDRFSEMIKVAPDLIRLRADQSVFKRVSSFIRHPQLRQVFSFEPLLIGGNPLRSSAIYSMIHYLEKTWGVHFAMGGTGALVQGLVRLFEDIGGKVELNARVDEILVESGKATGVRLEDDREFSAEVVISNGDVANTYRKLIHPRHRRKWTDRKLEKMNYAMSLFVIYFGTDRTYEHLPHHSIVLGPRYEGLLEDIFDRKIVAEDFSLYLHAPTRTDASLAPPGCECFYVLSPVPNLRGGQDWDDIKEEYADRILASLEKDHLVPDLRKHLKSRLIFTPKDFETELDAYTGSAFQFEPTLTQSAWFRPHNKSEDVESLYFVGAGTHPGAGLPGVISSAKVLDQFIHPIEAQR, from the coding sequence ATGGGAGAGTCGCCAGGTTCGGGAAAAGCAATCGTTATCGGTAGTGGTTTTGGGGGATTGGCTGCGGCCATCCGGACACAGGCGAAAGGGTATGACGTGACCCTCCTGGAGATGCGGGATAAGCCCGGTGGGCGAGCCTATGTTTACGAGGATCAAGGGTTTACCTATGATGCTGGACCCACCATCGTCACCGTTCCCTTTGTTTTGGATGAATTGGCCGAGGTCGCGGGGAAATCGATCCAGGACTATGTGACCCTCGTCCCCTGCGACCCTTTTTATCGGATCTATTTTGCGGATGGAGGGGTCTTTGACTACCGGGGGGAACAGGAGAAGCTGGAAGCGGAGATTGCGAAGTTCTCTCCGGAGGACGTAGAAGGCTACCGTCGGTTTCGGGATTACAGCGCGAAAGTCTTTGATCGGGCCTTCACGGATCTCGCTGACCATTCCTTTGATCGTTTTTCCGAAATGATTAAAGTGGCCCCGGATCTGATACGGCTCAGGGCTGATCAATCGGTCTTCAAAAGGGTCTCTTCCTTTATCCGGCATCCTCAGTTGCGGCAGGTATTTTCCTTCGAGCCGCTCTTAATTGGTGGGAATCCGCTGCGTTCCAGTGCGATCTATTCGATGATCCACTACCTGGAAAAGACCTGGGGGGTTCATTTCGCCATGGGAGGAACGGGCGCTCTTGTGCAGGGGTTGGTGCGACTGTTCGAGGACATCGGAGGGAAGGTCGAGCTCAATGCCAGAGTGGATGAGATTCTGGTTGAGTCTGGTAAGGCAACAGGAGTCCGCTTGGAAGACGACCGTGAATTCTCTGCCGAGGTCGTCATTTCGAATGGTGATGTCGCCAACACCTATCGAAAGTTGATTCATCCTCGGCATCGCCGGAAGTGGACGGATCGCAAGCTCGAGAAAATGAACTACGCGATGTCCCTCTTCGTCATCTACTTTGGAACGGATCGGACCTATGAACATCTGCCGCACCATTCGATCGTTCTGGGGCCGCGGTATGAGGGGCTTCTCGAAGATATTTTTGATCGGAAGATCGTGGCCGAAGATTTTTCGCTCTACCTTCACGCCCCGACGAGAACGGATGCCTCTTTAGCCCCTCCGGGGTGTGAGTGTTTTTACGTTTTGAGTCCGGTCCCGAATTTGCGAGGGGGTCAGGATTGGGATGATATTAAGGAAGAATATGCTGATCGGATTCTGGCTTCTTTGGAAAAAGACCATTTGGTCCCTGATCTCCGAAAGCACCTGAAATCGCGCTTAATATTCACTCCCAAGGACTTCGAGACGGAACTGGATGCTTACACTGGCTCGGCATTTCAATTTGAGCCAACGCTGACTCAGAGTGCCTGGTTCCGACCCCACAATAAGAGCGAGGATGTGGAGAGCCTCTATTTTGTGGGGGCTGGAACCCATCCAGGTGCCGGTCTACCAGGGGTGATCAGCAGTGCTAAAGTTCTCGATCAATTTATTCATCCGATTGAGGCCCAACGTTGA